In Niallia sp. FSL W8-0635, one genomic interval encodes:
- a CDS encoding calcium-translocating P-type ATPase, SERCA-type encodes MNYHEMNEKEVEQTLNTDFSAGLTDEEAEKRRKKFGFNELEEGEKQSLLLIFFSQFKDFMVLVLLAATLVSGLLGEYIDAIAIIAIIILNSFIGFFQEIRAEKSLSALKELSQPHVHALRNGEWVNILSKELVPGDVIKFTSGDRIGADVRIIESRSLEVEESALTGESVPVPKTVSAIKNNNLALGDMENMGFMGTMVSRGSGVGVVIGTGMKTAMGQIADLLQNADSVTTPLQRRLEQLGKILIVTALLLTVLVVVIGVLQGNDLYTMVLAGVSLAVAAIPEGLPAIVTIALSLGVQKMIRKNAIVRKLPAVETLGCASVICSDKTGTLTQNKMTVTRTWIGGKTYTVDGTGYEPQGKFYVGEKIVNPTNDKALQQLLTFGMLCNHAEILQKEGEYVLNGDPTEGAILVAGMKAGFTRSQLLNQFTIVNEFPFDSTRKMMSVIVKDPSGRQFVVTKGAPDVLIGQSKSILFENRSQVLGSEQKKVVQEAINGLASQALRTIAIGYKEISPNTIILHEREAEKDLIFIGLQGIIDPPRPEVKQAVKACKEAGIKTVMITGDHVITAKAIAKQLGIANNRSKVMEGKELTDLSLQELEDIVEDVAVFARVSPEHKLKIVQAFQNRGHVVAMTGDGVNDAPAIKKADIGIAMGITGTDVAKEASSLVLMDDNFASIKSAIVEGRNIYENIRKFIRYLLASNVGEILVMLFAMLLALPLPLVPIQILWVNLVTDGLPAMALGLDRPEDNVMKRGPRSPNEGVFSRGLGWKVISRGFLIGISTILAFMFAYDNNPENLEYAQTVAFITLVLAQLIHVFDCRSEKSILSRNPFGNMYLVWAVISSLVLALVVIYVPFLQEIFHTLPIAMKDWPMIIGFASVPTFLLAGSFLLSKSK; translated from the coding sequence ATGAACTATCATGAAATGAACGAAAAAGAAGTAGAACAAACATTGAATACTGATTTTTCGGCTGGGTTAACGGATGAAGAAGCGGAAAAGCGACGAAAGAAATTTGGATTCAATGAATTAGAGGAAGGGGAAAAGCAATCATTATTGCTTATTTTCTTCAGTCAATTCAAGGATTTTATGGTACTAGTTCTTTTAGCTGCAACGCTTGTTTCAGGTTTATTGGGCGAATATATTGATGCGATTGCCATTATTGCAATCATCATTCTCAATAGTTTTATTGGCTTTTTTCAGGAGATTCGGGCAGAGAAATCTTTATCTGCTTTAAAGGAATTATCACAGCCACATGTACATGCCCTTCGTAATGGGGAATGGGTCAATATTTTATCCAAGGAATTAGTTCCTGGTGATGTCATTAAATTTACTAGTGGTGATCGAATTGGTGCAGATGTAAGAATAATAGAGTCTAGAAGTTTAGAGGTCGAGGAATCTGCGTTAACAGGTGAATCAGTCCCTGTTCCAAAGACCGTATCTGCCATTAAGAACAATAATTTAGCACTCGGTGATATGGAGAACATGGGCTTTATGGGTACCATGGTTTCTCGTGGGAGCGGTGTTGGGGTTGTAATCGGTACGGGAATGAAGACAGCGATGGGGCAAATTGCGGACCTGCTGCAAAATGCTGATTCTGTTACAACACCATTGCAAAGACGTCTTGAGCAATTAGGAAAAATTCTAATTGTTACAGCCCTGCTATTAACGGTGTTAGTGGTAGTAATCGGTGTTCTTCAAGGAAATGATTTATACACAATGGTGCTTGCAGGTGTTTCATTAGCTGTTGCAGCAATACCAGAAGGGTTGCCAGCGATTGTTACGATCGCCTTGTCACTTGGCGTTCAGAAGATGATTCGCAAAAATGCAATTGTCCGTAAGCTACCTGCAGTAGAAACGCTTGGATGCGCTTCTGTTATCTGCTCCGATAAAACAGGTACCTTAACGCAAAATAAAATGACGGTGACAAGAACATGGATTGGCGGCAAAACATATACAGTAGATGGAACAGGATATGAACCACAAGGGAAATTTTATGTGGGTGAAAAAATAGTCAATCCAACCAATGATAAGGCGCTCCAGCAATTATTAACATTTGGGATGCTTTGTAACCATGCAGAGATTCTGCAAAAAGAGGGAGAATATGTGTTAAATGGTGATCCGACAGAAGGAGCTATTTTAGTAGCTGGAATGAAAGCAGGATTCACTCGCTCCCAATTACTAAACCAATTTACGATAGTAAATGAATTTCCTTTTGATTCAACAAGAAAAATGATGAGTGTCATCGTGAAGGATCCATCTGGGCGACAGTTTGTTGTTACAAAAGGTGCACCAGATGTGTTAATCGGTCAAAGTAAATCCATTCTTTTTGAAAATCGCTCTCAAGTTTTAGGCAGTGAACAGAAGAAAGTAGTGCAAGAAGCGATTAACGGATTAGCTTCACAAGCGCTTCGTACGATTGCAATTGGGTATAAGGAAATATCTCCTAATACGATTATTTTGCACGAAAGAGAAGCAGAAAAGGACTTGATTTTCATCGGGCTCCAAGGAATTATTGACCCGCCAAGACCGGAAGTGAAACAAGCAGTCAAAGCGTGTAAGGAAGCTGGTATTAAGACAGTTATGATTACAGGTGACCATGTCATTACGGCAAAAGCGATTGCTAAACAACTTGGCATTGCCAATAATCGTTCCAAGGTAATGGAAGGAAAAGAACTTACAGATTTAAGTTTACAAGAATTAGAGGATATTGTAGAAGATGTTGCTGTATTTGCACGGGTTTCACCAGAACATAAGCTGAAGATTGTTCAAGCATTCCAAAATAGGGGACATGTGGTTGCTATGACTGGTGATGGGGTGAATGATGCTCCAGCAATCAAGAAAGCGGATATCGGGATTGCAATGGGCATCACAGGTACAGATGTAGCGAAGGAAGCTTCTTCTTTAGTATTAATGGATGACAATTTTGCAAGTATTAAATCAGCTATTGTAGAAGGAAGAAATATTTACGAAAACATTCGTAAATTCATTCGTTATTTGCTTGCTTCAAACGTTGGGGAAATACTAGTAATGTTATTTGCGATGCTATTAGCTCTACCTCTACCACTCGTACCGATACAAATCCTATGGGTGAACTTAGTAACAGACGGATTACCAGCAATGGCGTTAGGGCTAGATAGACCGGAAGATAATGTAATGAAAAGAGGTCCACGAAGTCCAAATGAAGGCGTATTTTCAAGAGGATTGGGTTGGAAAGTAATATCACGAGGCTTCTTAATCGGGATTTCTACTATATTAGCGTTTATGTTTGCGTACGATAATAATCCTGAGAATCTAGAATACGCCCAAACTGTAGCGTTTATCACATTAGTCCTTGCCCAGTTAATTCATGTATTTGACTGTCGCAGCGAAAAATCCATTCTCTCTAGAAACCCATTTGGCAATATGTATCTCGTATGGGCAGTAATCTCTTCCTTAGTACTGGCACTAGTTGTAATCTATGTACCATTCCTACAAGAGATCTTCCATACCCTGCCAATAGCAATGAAAGATTGGCCAATGATCATCGGATTCGCCTCCGTACCAACTTTTTTACTTGCAGGATCATTTTTATTAAGTAAATCAAAATAA
- the remA gene encoding extracellular matrix/biofilm regulator RemA — translation MSIKLINIGFGNIVSANRIISIVSPESAPIKRIIQDARDRGSLIDATYGRRTRAVIVMDSDHVVLSAVQPETVAHRLNDRDEIIEEG, via the coding sequence ATGTCCATTAAATTAATTAATATTGGTTTTGGAAATATAGTTTCTGCGAATAGAATTATCTCTATTGTCAGTCCAGAATCTGCTCCCATTAAACGCATTATTCAAGATGCTAGGGATAGAGGATCATTAATAGATGCTACTTATGGAAGAAGAACGCGAGCTGTTATCGTTATGGATAGCGATCATGTTGTTCTTTCAGCAGTTCAACCAGAAACGGTTGCACATCGATTAAATGATCGTGATGAGATTATAGAGGAAGGGTAG
- a CDS encoding glycoside hydrolase family 5 protein, producing the protein MELLQVENNKIIGASGKPIQLRGTCIGGWMNMEDFINGYTGTEHALRYTMAETIGKEKAEFLFDRLLHYFFGEDDIKFIKSWGATAIRIPLNYRHFEDDEAPFIYKESGFERLDKIIDLCEKHELYVILDLHAVQGYQNTHWHSDNDVRHSFFWHDKTYQDRFIALWEEFARRYNGRSVIAGYNIMNEPCVNTPHGDFPHTFFKNYKPDWERMNRIYRRTVEAIRDIDPDHIIFLEGDNYSKLFEGLEAPFATNLVYSSHNYTAAGFGPGPYPGIADAKTARVESGKHWDLDVQKEVFNSHEGTQFAEKYNVPLWVGEFGSVYNGPENEISDRLDAMDDQLGIFEEFGAHWTTWTYKDVGVMGLVTLDPESEYLQKVSAIFKMKHALNTDDWMIWLPGFKARQSVEELATHLEEVVNPEMSHSFNLSSLSQAILTIYAGALIQPEYAKIFKDLSEEEIDLIMQSFAFKNCKVNEGLLNVLEKHTNNKHSSLKVEQ; encoded by the coding sequence ATGGAATTACTTCAAGTAGAAAATAATAAAATTATCGGTGCATCTGGAAAACCAATTCAATTAAGAGGGACCTGTATTGGTGGATGGATGAATATGGAAGACTTTATTAATGGGTATACAGGAACAGAACACGCACTTCGTTATACAATGGCTGAAACGATTGGTAAAGAAAAAGCTGAGTTTCTATTTGATCGATTATTACATTATTTTTTCGGAGAAGATGATATAAAATTTATCAAAAGTTGGGGAGCAACTGCCATCCGAATTCCTTTAAATTACCGTCATTTTGAAGATGATGAAGCACCATTTATTTATAAAGAATCGGGATTTGAACGTTTGGATAAAATCATTGATTTATGCGAAAAGCATGAGCTTTATGTTATTCTCGATCTCCATGCAGTCCAAGGCTATCAAAATACGCATTGGCATTCAGATAATGATGTGCGCCATAGCTTTTTCTGGCATGATAAAACATACCAAGATCGATTTATTGCTTTATGGGAAGAATTTGCAAGACGCTATAATGGCAGAAGTGTGATTGCAGGCTATAATATTATGAATGAACCATGTGTGAATACTCCCCATGGGGACTTCCCTCACACTTTCTTTAAGAATTATAAACCAGACTGGGAAAGGATGAATCGAATCTATAGAAGAACGGTGGAAGCAATCCGTGATATTGATCCTGACCATATTATCTTTCTTGAAGGAGATAACTACTCGAAGTTATTCGAGGGATTAGAAGCACCTTTTGCTACCAATCTGGTTTACAGTAGCCATAATTATACTGCTGCAGGATTTGGACCTGGCCCTTATCCAGGTATAGCTGATGCAAAGACTGCTCGTGTTGAAAGTGGAAAGCATTGGGATTTAGACGTTCAAAAGGAAGTATTTAATAGTCATGAAGGGACACAATTTGCAGAAAAATATAATGTTCCTCTTTGGGTAGGGGAATTTGGTTCCGTATATAATGGGCCAGAAAATGAGATTTCCGACCGCCTAGATGCGATGGATGATCAATTAGGTATCTTTGAGGAATTTGGTGCACACTGGACAACTTGGACATATAAAGATGTAGGAGTAATGGGCTTAGTAACACTCGATCCAGAATCTGAATATTTACAGAAGGTTTCGGCCATTTTCAAAATGAAGCATGCCCTTAATACAGATGATTGGATGATATGGTTACCAGGATTTAAGGCAAGACAATCTGTTGAAGAACTAGCAACTCATCTTGAAGAGGTGGTTAATCCAGAAATGTCTCACAGCTTTAATCTATCCAGCCTGTCACAAGCAATTTTAACTATTTATGCTGGAGCATTGATCCAACCAGAGTATGCAAAGATTTTTAAAGATCTTTCTGAAGAAGAAATTGATCTTATTATGCAGTCCTTTGCTTTTAAAAACTGTAAAGTAAATGAAGGTTTGCTAAATGTATTGGAAAAGCATACAAATAATAAACATAGTTCCTTAAAAGTAGAGCAGTGA
- the gmk gene encoding guanylate kinase, with translation MVDKGLLIVLSGPSGVGKGTVRKEIFSQKNTSFEYSISMTTRAPRMGEVDGVDYFFKSREEFEGLIEQGKLLEYAEFVGNYYGTPVDYVRETTLKGKDVFLEIEVEGAKQVREKFPDGLFIFLSPPSLSELKNRIVTRGTESEEIINNRMNVAREEIEMMHLYDYVVENDTVENACEKIKAIIVAEHCRRERVEPKYKKMLEAK, from the coding sequence TTGGTAGATAAGGGACTTTTAATCGTTTTGTCTGGACCTTCTGGAGTAGGGAAAGGAACAGTGAGAAAGGAAATCTTCTCACAAAAAAATACTTCTTTTGAATATTCAATTTCCATGACTACAAGAGCTCCACGTATGGGCGAAGTAGATGGAGTAGATTATTTCTTCAAATCAAGAGAAGAATTTGAGGGTTTAATTGAACAAGGAAAATTATTAGAGTATGCTGAGTTTGTAGGGAATTACTACGGTACTCCAGTCGATTATGTAAGAGAAACGACTTTAAAAGGCAAAGATGTCTTTTTAGAAATTGAAGTAGAAGGTGCAAAACAGGTTCGTGAAAAGTTTCCTGATGGCTTATTTATCTTTTTAAGTCCACCAAGCTTATCAGAGTTGAAAAATCGCATCGTGACAAGAGGTACAGAGTCAGAAGAGATTATTAACAACCGAATGAATGTGGCAAGGGAAGAAATTGAAATGATGCACTTATATGATTATGTTGTAGAAAATGATACAGTAGAGAATGCATGTGAAAAAATTAAAGCAATCATTGTTGCTGAGCATTGTCGCAGAGAAAGAGTAGAACCAAAATACAAGAAAATGTTGGAGGCTAAATAA
- a CDS encoding YicC/YloC family endoribonuclease translates to MIKSMTGFGRATKQYHHTTLHIEIKSVNHRFSDQIIRMPKQFLYLEDQIKKIISNYIHRGRVEVFVTLEDEEKKGQEISVNWPLLDQYYQLFHQLKDKYSIKEPISLRDLLNQEECFQIVERELDMEKLGEVLLATVEEAVIQLNNMRAVEGLELYKDLENNLKHIEAWVKQLQSLAPEVITQYREKLKTRIESYLPEPIDEARLITEVAIFADKADINEELVRLHSHIRQFYQIMEEKNPIGRKLDFLLQEMNREVNTIGSKANSADIGTIVVEMKSSLEKMKEQIQNIE, encoded by the coding sequence ATGATAAAAAGTATGACTGGATTTGGAAGAGCAACAAAACAATATCACCATACAACACTTCATATCGAAATAAAATCGGTCAATCACAGGTTTAGCGATCAGATCATTCGGATGCCAAAGCAATTTCTCTATTTGGAAGATCAAATAAAGAAAATTATTTCAAACTATATACATAGAGGTAGAGTAGAAGTATTTGTAACATTAGAAGATGAAGAGAAGAAAGGCCAAGAAATTAGCGTTAATTGGCCACTACTCGATCAATATTATCAATTGTTTCATCAATTAAAAGACAAATATTCCATCAAAGAGCCAATCTCGCTTCGTGATTTATTAAATCAAGAAGAATGTTTTCAAATAGTAGAACGAGAGCTTGATATGGAGAAACTCGGAGAAGTATTACTTGCTACAGTAGAAGAAGCTGTTATCCAGTTAAATAATATGCGAGCAGTAGAAGGTTTAGAGTTATATAAAGACTTAGAAAACAACCTAAAGCATATAGAAGCATGGGTTAAACAATTGCAGTCATTAGCTCCTGAAGTGATTACACAATACCGCGAAAAGTTAAAAACACGGATAGAAAGCTATTTGCCGGAACCGATAGATGAAGCACGACTTATTACAGAAGTGGCAATCTTTGCAGATAAAGCAGATATTAATGAGGAATTGGTTAGATTACATAGTCATATTAGACAGTTTTATCAAATTATGGAAGAAAAAAACCCGATAGGAAGAAAGCTTGATTTCCTATTGCAGGAAATGAATCGTGAAGTGAATACCATTGGTTCCAAAGCTAATTCAGCCGATATAGGAACAATTGTTGTCGAAATGAAAAGTAGCTTGGAAAAAATGAAAGAACAAATCCAAAACATTGAATAA
- the rpoZ gene encoding DNA-directed RNA polymerase subunit omega — protein MLYPSIDKLMTKIDSKYSLVSVAAKRARKLQTNARPQLAKYVSHKNVGKALEEINKDQLTYRVNAPSGSSED, from the coding sequence ATGTTATATCCATCCATTGATAAATTAATGACAAAAATCGATTCTAAATATTCATTAGTATCTGTAGCAGCGAAAAGAGCAAGAAAGCTACAAACAAATGCGAGACCACAATTAGCAAAATATGTTTCTCATAAAAATGTCGGGAAAGCATTAGAAGAAATCAACAAAGATCAACTTACTTATCGTGTGAATGCACCAAGTGGCTCAAGCGAAGATTAA
- a CDS encoding Rqc2 family fibronectin-binding protein, producing MSFDGLFTRAMSLELKELLLGGRINKVQQPFTNEIILSVRANGKNQKLLLSAHPSYARVQITEESYENPKEPPMFCMLLRKHLEGYFIEDIYQIDNERIIVFEIRGRNEIGDTSYKKLMIEIMGRHSNIILVDRDKNTILDSIKHISYAVNSHRAILPGYEYKAPPKQEKQDPYTATEEDVLRAIDFNSGKLDKQLVQQFAGFSPLIAKEIFHHAGLANRDTLPKAFLAVMDPIKKGSYAPSIMDTPDKEYFYFLPIEHVKGNVKPFPTLSKMLDRYYFGKAERDRVKQQSNDLERFIVNERDKNSKKIKKLERSLMEAENAEEYQLLGELLTANLYAVKKGMAEVEVINYYDEDSKMVKIPLNPRLSPSENAQKYFTKYQKAKKSIDIIKEQIQLAEQEYEYFETLYQQILAASPKDIQEIREELVEEGYLRERQKKQTKKSQNVKPVLDYYLSDDQTEIIVGKNNKQNDYLTNRVAARDEIWLHTKDIPGSHVVIRSKEPSEETILQAAKLAAYFSKARQSSSVPVDYTLVRHVKKPSGAKPGFVIYDNQQTVYVTPDEETVIRLKEKRNNTAV from the coding sequence ATGTCATTTGATGGTTTATTCACAAGAGCAATGTCTCTTGAATTAAAAGAGCTTTTACTAGGAGGCAGAATTAATAAAGTTCAGCAGCCTTTTACGAATGAAATTATTTTATCTGTTCGTGCAAATGGAAAAAATCAAAAATTGCTTTTATCTGCACATCCAAGCTATGCACGAGTTCAAATTACCGAAGAATCCTATGAAAATCCAAAAGAACCACCAATGTTTTGTATGCTCCTCCGCAAGCATTTAGAAGGTTATTTTATAGAAGACATTTATCAGATAGATAATGAACGAATCATTGTTTTTGAGATTAGAGGAAGAAATGAAATTGGCGATACTTCGTATAAAAAATTGATGATTGAAATTATGGGTAGACACAGTAACATTATCTTAGTCGATCGCGACAAAAATACCATTCTAGATAGTATTAAACATATTTCCTATGCTGTTAATAGTCATCGAGCCATTCTTCCTGGCTATGAGTATAAAGCTCCACCAAAACAGGAGAAACAGGATCCTTATACAGCTACAGAGGAAGATGTTTTAAGAGCAATTGATTTTAATAGTGGAAAATTGGACAAGCAGCTTGTACAGCAATTCGCTGGATTCTCTCCATTAATTGCCAAAGAAATTTTCCATCATGCTGGTCTCGCTAACCGTGATACACTGCCAAAGGCTTTTCTTGCTGTAATGGATCCAATAAAAAAAGGCAGCTATGCTCCTTCTATTATGGATACTCCCGATAAAGAATATTTTTATTTTCTGCCAATCGAGCATGTGAAAGGTAATGTTAAACCTTTCCCTACATTAAGCAAAATGCTCGATCGCTATTATTTCGGAAAAGCAGAACGAGATCGGGTCAAACAACAAAGCAATGATCTTGAACGCTTTATCGTGAATGAACGAGATAAAAATAGCAAAAAGATTAAAAAACTAGAACGTTCTTTAATGGAAGCAGAGAATGCCGAGGAATATCAGTTACTAGGAGAGCTTTTAACAGCCAATTTATATGCAGTAAAAAAAGGGATGGCTGAAGTAGAAGTAATTAATTATTATGATGAGGATAGCAAGATGGTTAAGATTCCTCTTAATCCTAGACTATCCCCTTCTGAAAATGCACAAAAATATTTTACTAAATATCAAAAAGCGAAAAAATCTATTGATATTATCAAGGAACAAATTCAACTAGCCGAACAAGAATATGAGTATTTTGAAACATTATATCAACAAATTCTTGCTGCCTCTCCAAAAGATATTCAAGAAATTCGCGAGGAGCTAGTAGAAGAAGGCTATTTAAGAGAAAGACAGAAAAAGCAAACAAAGAAATCACAAAATGTAAAACCAGTACTTGATTACTATCTTTCCGATGATCAAACGGAGATTATCGTCGGTAAAAACAATAAACAGAATGATTATTTGACCAATAGAGTTGCTGCAAGAGATGAAATTTGGCTGCATACAAAGGATATTCCTGGATCCCATGTCGTGATACGGAGCAAGGAACCTTCGGAGGAAACAATTCTGCAAGCAGCAAAATTAGCCGCCTATTTTAGCAAAGCCCGCCAATCAAGCTCTGTACCTGTAGACTATACCCTAGTCCGCCACGTGAAAAAGCCTAGCGGTGCAAAACCAGGCTTTGTTATCTATGATAATCAGCAAACTGTTTATGTAACGCCAGATGAAGAGACAGTTATTCGATTGAAAGAGAAACGTAATAATACAGCAGTATAA